The following coding sequences lie in one Haladaptatus sp. DJG-WS-42 genomic window:
- a CDS encoding COG1361 S-layer family protein, whose amino-acid sequence MDVLRVIGVFCVLLACSVGPVAGLQEDTSVAGRPDFTAFIPENTLAPGTDGAVSLYLVNNGVVQITGDDEFEQLVQTARQTTVSVSAPENSPITVKTATTPAGTVPEGVAGPYPIRLAVAEDAAPGTYDLTVAVEYEYTSKVITREDGSLRFTERTRTQELPVTVVVEDQPRFTVLSVDSDVAVGETGSVTLNIRNDGTETARDATLLIQSADSELTFGTGAQSAESFVGTWQPGTTKRVTARVGVATDALVRDYAAEAVVEYKNEDGLTQRSNPLSIGIRPQSGQQFAIDNVSSTLSVGDRGTVTGTVTNTGQTTATDVVVVLQPVSPPLIAQSLAVPVGSLEAGESAQFEYPITVTQNATAGVRRLSTTVEYQSPTGRQTTDPFSLAVAVAQKQDRFSVDPVNATFEVDSEGVLVVRLTNDGAEAIRNVNVRLLAEEPVSSADASTFVSRLDAGESTTVSFDLEVSDDAIPKMKAVTLAIDYEQADGTRRTETQQVPVEVIEGAPQQIPTEAIGLAVVVVVAAAVWWYRRR is encoded by the coding sequence ATGGACGTTTTGCGGGTTATCGGTGTCTTTTGCGTGCTCCTTGCCTGTAGTGTTGGCCCCGTCGCGGGCCTGCAAGAGGACACGAGCGTCGCCGGTCGCCCTGATTTTACCGCTTTCATCCCAGAAAACACCCTCGCGCCGGGAACTGATGGTGCCGTGTCGTTGTATCTCGTGAACAACGGCGTAGTACAGATAACCGGTGACGATGAGTTCGAGCAGTTGGTACAGACAGCGCGCCAGACCACGGTTTCAGTCTCTGCGCCTGAGAACAGCCCCATCACCGTAAAAACCGCAACCACACCCGCGGGGACGGTTCCAGAGGGTGTTGCGGGTCCGTATCCAATACGGCTCGCCGTTGCCGAGGATGCAGCGCCGGGGACCTACGACCTGACCGTGGCGGTAGAGTATGAGTACACCTCGAAGGTCATTACCCGCGAAGACGGCTCGCTTCGGTTCACCGAGCGCACTCGCACGCAGGAACTTCCGGTGACAGTCGTCGTCGAAGACCAGCCTCGATTCACCGTCCTCTCCGTTGATTCTGACGTTGCGGTCGGGGAAACCGGATCGGTCACGCTCAACATTCGAAACGACGGAACGGAAACCGCCCGTGACGCCACGCTCCTCATCCAATCGGCCGACAGCGAACTCACCTTCGGGACGGGCGCACAGAGCGCAGAAAGTTTCGTCGGAACGTGGCAGCCGGGTACGACCAAGCGCGTGACCGCCCGTGTTGGCGTTGCGACCGACGCACTCGTCCGTGACTACGCCGCAGAAGCCGTGGTCGAATACAAAAACGAAGACGGGCTGACCCAACGCTCGAACCCGCTTTCGATTGGGATTCGCCCACAGTCGGGCCAGCAGTTCGCCATCGATAACGTGTCGAGCACGCTCAGCGTCGGTGACCGTGGAACAGTCACGGGGACGGTGACGAACACCGGGCAGACAACGGCGACCGACGTGGTGGTCGTGCTCCAACCCGTCTCTCCGCCGCTCATCGCGCAGTCGCTTGCGGTGCCAGTTGGCTCGCTCGAAGCCGGAGAAAGCGCTCAGTTCGAGTACCCGATTACGGTGACACAAAACGCCACAGCGGGAGTGCGGCGGCTTTCGACGACGGTTGAGTACCAGTCGCCAACCGGCCGACAGACGACCGACCCGTTCTCGCTTGCGGTCGCCGTCGCGCAGAAACAAGACCGGTTCAGCGTCGACCCCGTGAACGCGACGTTCGAAGTCGATTCTGAGGGTGTGCTCGTGGTTCGCCTCACGAACGACGGGGCGGAAGCAATCAGAAACGTCAACGTCAGATTGCTCGCAGAAGAGCCCGTCTCAAGTGCAGACGCCTCAACGTTCGTCTCCCGGCTGGATGCCGGTGAATCGACCACGGTGTCGTTCGACCTCGAAGTGTCAGACGACGCGATTCCAAAGATGAAAGCGGTGACGCTCGCGATTGACTACGAGCAGGCGGACGGCACGAGGCGCACAGAGACACAACAAGTTCCCGTGGAAGTCATCGAAGGCGCGCCCCAACAGATTCCAACAGAGGCGATTGGCCTCGCTGTGGTTGTCGTCGTCGCGGCGGCGGTGTGGTGGTATCGCCGTCGCTAG
- a CDS encoding ABC transporter ATP-binding protein, protein MTALIETDGLTKFYGEVRGIEDLSFSVEEGTIFGFLGPNGAGKSTTIRTLLGLLHPTSGEARLLGHDVTDTNALTQAKQEIGHIPGDFHFYRNTTGEKVLDYFARLRGDDRREELLELFPVPADRKVKAYSRGNRQKLAIVQAFMHDPRLVIMDEPTSGLDPLVQETFYDFLLAEQEQGVTTFFSTHILSEVRKICERVAIIRDGKLVALEDIDTLLEKSGKVVRVSLAEDVDPETFMMPGIARTELDEAGYLRLIVTENYDGLIDELAKYTVQDVDIRETSIEDVFLHFYDGDVHA, encoded by the coding sequence GTGACTGCGCTTATCGAAACCGATGGGCTCACCAAATTCTACGGCGAGGTACGAGGCATCGAGGACTTGTCGTTCTCCGTAGAGGAGGGGACGATTTTCGGCTTTCTCGGGCCAAATGGGGCCGGAAAGAGCACGACTATCAGGACGCTCCTTGGCCTGCTACACCCGACGAGCGGCGAGGCGCGCCTCCTTGGTCACGACGTGACCGACACGAACGCGCTCACGCAGGCCAAACAGGAAATCGGGCACATCCCCGGCGACTTCCACTTTTACCGGAACACAACCGGCGAGAAGGTACTCGATTATTTCGCGCGACTCCGCGGCGACGACCGACGCGAGGAACTCCTCGAACTGTTTCCCGTGCCCGCAGACCGCAAGGTGAAAGCCTACTCGCGGGGGAATCGCCAAAAACTCGCCATCGTCCAGGCGTTCATGCACGACCCGCGGCTCGTCATCATGGACGAGCCAACCTCCGGCCTCGACCCGCTCGTCCAAGAGACGTTCTACGACTTCCTGCTCGCAGAACAAGAACAGGGCGTCACGACGTTCTTCTCGACGCACATCCTGAGCGAGGTTCGGAAAATCTGTGAGCGCGTGGCCATCATCCGTGACGGCAAGCTCGTCGCGCTCGAAGACATCGACACGCTGCTCGAAAAAAGTGGGAAAGTCGTCCGCGTGTCGCTTGCAGAGGACGTAGACCCAGAGACGTTCATGATGCCCGGCATCGCCCGAACCGAGCTAGACGAGGCGGGCTACCTCCGGCTCATCGTCACCGAGAACTACGATGGCCTCATCGACGAACTCGCAAAGTACACGGTACAGGACGTAGACATCCGTGAGACCTCCATCGAAGACGTGTTCTTACACTTTTACGACGGTGATGTCCATGCTTGA
- a CDS encoding ABC transporter permease subunit — MSMLEIARFEARRRTRSAAALTLLILALIALTIGLYPSISDTGVDLDAYLETLSPELRQSFVGSVTSLTSIDGYLVSQLYVLVWLLILGIYFAYAAASLVSSEIEHRSIDLLLVNPISRTRFIVEKFLALLPVNIAVNGIALVTVYFGIQFVGESLPLEDLLALHGLFVIYLAACSGLGLVASVAFDDVRRAQGVGIGLLFATYFLDSLTRGTDYEWAGQFSFARYLDPADVLSLGEIDWLGTAILLAATIGLVVLAAELFERKDING, encoded by the coding sequence ATGTCCATGCTTGAAATCGCCCGCTTCGAAGCCCGTCGGCGTACCCGGAGTGCGGCGGCACTGACGCTCCTCATTCTCGCGCTCATCGCGCTCACGATTGGGTTGTATCCGTCGATTTCCGATACCGGCGTCGATTTGGACGCCTACTTAGAAACGCTCTCGCCGGAACTCCGACAGAGCTTCGTGGGGAGCGTCACGTCCCTTACCTCCATCGACGGCTACCTCGTCTCGCAGTTGTACGTGCTCGTCTGGCTGCTCATCCTCGGCATCTACTTCGCCTACGCTGCCGCGTCGCTCGTCTCTAGTGAAATCGAACACCGGTCTATCGACCTGCTGCTCGTCAACCCGATTTCACGAACCCGGTTTATCGTCGAAAAGTTCCTCGCACTCTTACCGGTGAACATCGCCGTCAACGGAATCGCGCTCGTCACCGTCTACTTCGGCATCCAATTTGTAGGTGAATCGCTCCCGCTCGAAGACTTACTCGCGCTTCACGGATTGTTCGTCATCTACCTCGCGGCGTGTTCAGGCCTCGGTCTCGTCGCCTCCGTGGCGTTCGATGACGTCCGGCGAGCACAGGGAGTCGGCATTGGCCTCCTGTTTGCGACCTACTTCCTCGACTCGCTCACCCGCGGGACGGATTACGAGTGGGCTGGGCAGTTTTCGTTCGCGCGGTATCTCGACCCCGCAGACGTGCTGTCGCTCGGTGAAATCGATTGGCTCGGCACGGCGATTCTCCTCGCGGCGACAATCGGCCTCGTGGTGCTCGCCGCAGAACTGTTCGAGCGAAAGGACATCAACGGCTAA
- a CDS encoding ABC transporter ATP-binding protein, whose protein sequence is MATHDERPVVAVSGLSKVFSRRGKQPVTAVDDVSFAVGQGSVVGLLGPNGAGKTTTIKAILGLVTPTSGSIRVGGVDVQTNPREVYRNVSAVLEGSRNIYWRLSPRQNVDFFTSLQGIHPKTVRQEHDDLFGWLGLTEKVDDPVTNLSRGMKQKTALACAIARNTDVLFLDEPTLGLDVETSLDLRRELRRLAKHDGKTILISSHDMDVVQDVCDRVIIMNEGRIVADERIADLIALFRSQTYRIAVSHDEAALRAHLREFEVTDWANRDGFTEFDVVLRDGDRFYELMETLRTERVALESVMAIEPDLEDVFLTVTDNEAAR, encoded by the coding sequence ATGGCGACACACGACGAGAGGCCTGTGGTTGCGGTGTCGGGACTCTCGAAGGTGTTTTCCCGTCGCGGGAAACAGCCGGTGACGGCGGTTGATGATGTGTCGTTTGCCGTTGGACAGGGGAGTGTGGTTGGCCTGCTCGGGCCGAACGGCGCGGGCAAGACGACGACCATCAAAGCCATCCTCGGACTCGTAACGCCGACTTCCGGGAGTATTCGAGTGGGTGGGGTTGACGTACAAACCAATCCCCGTGAAGTCTACCGAAACGTGAGCGCCGTGCTCGAAGGCTCGCGCAACATCTACTGGCGACTCTCGCCCAGACAGAACGTCGATTTTTTCACGAGCTTACAGGGAATCCATCCGAAAACCGTCAGGCAAGAGCACGACGACCTGTTCGGCTGGCTCGGCCTCACGGAGAAGGTTGACGACCCGGTCACGAACCTTTCGCGGGGGATGAAACAGAAGACGGCGCTCGCGTGTGCGATTGCACGGAACACAGATGTGTTGTTTCTCGACGAACCAACGCTCGGTCTCGACGTCGAGACCTCGCTCGACTTACGGCGTGAACTCAGGCGATTGGCCAAACACGACGGGAAAACCATCCTCATCTCCAGTCACGACATGGACGTTGTCCAAGACGTGTGCGACCGCGTCATCATCATGAACGAGGGGCGAATCGTCGCAGACGAACGCATTGCTGACCTGATTGCGCTGTTTCGCTCCCAGACCTATCGCATCGCGGTAAGCCACGACGAGGCCGCGCTCAGGGCACACCTCCGCGAGTTCGAAGTGACCGACTGGGCGAATCGAGATGGCTTCACCGAGTTCGATGTCGTTCTCCGAGACGGCGACCGATTTTACGAGTTGATGGAGACGCTCCGGACAGAACGCGTGGCGCTCGAATCGGTCATGGCGATTGAACCTGACTTAGAAGACGTGTTTCTCACCGTCACCGATAACGAGGCTGCGCGATGA
- a CDS encoding ABC transporter permease, with product MRPTLVLFRGIFLKAIILLTRYAFNTVSELVTIYLFFALIFFGGQAFIGTAFTDSLEGIIVGFFVFTIAVGAYSSVSWDIIREAQWGTLEQLYMSPFGFGRVTLVKVCVNVLISFLWGGTMLALMLLTTGETLALDLVTILPLLVLTLASAVGVGFITGGLALLYKRIENLFAIIQFTFIGLLAAPVDAYPVLRFLPLALGGDLLGAAMARGVRLWELPTGDLLLLTANAVGYVVVGYGIFQYISKKARDRGVLGHY from the coding sequence ATGAGGCCAACGCTCGTCCTCTTTCGGGGCATCTTCCTGAAAGCGATCATCCTCCTGACGCGGTATGCGTTCAACACGGTGAGTGAACTCGTCACCATCTACCTATTTTTCGCGCTCATCTTCTTTGGCGGGCAGGCGTTCATCGGAACCGCGTTCACGGACTCGCTCGAAGGCATCATCGTCGGTTTTTTCGTGTTCACAATTGCGGTCGGCGCGTATTCCTCTGTGTCGTGGGACATCATCCGCGAAGCGCAGTGGGGGACGCTTGAACAGCTCTACATGTCGCCATTTGGGTTTGGCCGCGTGACGTTGGTGAAAGTCTGCGTGAACGTCCTCATCAGCTTCCTGTGGGGTGGCACAATGCTTGCACTCATGCTTCTCACGACCGGGGAAACCCTCGCGCTCGACCTCGTGACGATTCTACCATTGCTCGTGCTCACGCTCGCGTCTGCTGTGGGGGTTGGCTTCATCACTGGCGGCCTTGCGCTTCTGTACAAGCGCATCGAGAACCTGTTTGCGATCATCCAGTTCACGTTCATTGGCCTGCTGGCGGCCCCCGTTGACGCCTACCCCGTGTTGAGATTTCTGCCGCTCGCGCTCGGTGGCGATCTGCTCGGCGCGGCGATGGCCAGAGGTGTGCGACTCTGGGAACTCCCGACTGGCGACCTCTTGTTGCTCACCGCCAACGCCGTGGGCTACGTCGTGGTTGGCTACGGAATCTTCCAGTATATCAGCAAGAAAGCGCGTGACAGGGGCGTTTTGGGCCACTACTGA
- a CDS encoding peroxiredoxin-like family protein — protein sequence MSSEYQQIVDDAEHEWRTSFDQGPTRTRWTVLPVQIGDNAPDFTLPDQQGNERTLSEFWTGSPALVLFWRHFGCRCSIERAARLKAELAAYDAAGGTVVIVGQGDPERAAAYAREHDIVCPILCDTSMRAYSEYGLLEGQPSQIIYGLDEAVRNRDPAATDALVEARRREGRPLVDNPWQLPGEFIIAENGRIQLAYRYQYCEDFPDPRIHETTLQSLTRTESDS from the coding sequence ATGAGCAGTGAGTATCAACAAATCGTAGACGACGCAGAACACGAGTGGCGAACCAGCTTTGACCAAGGGCCGACGCGAACCAGATGGACAGTGCTCCCCGTCCAGATTGGCGACAATGCCCCCGACTTTACGCTCCCAGACCAGCAGGGAAACGAGCGCACGCTGAGCGAGTTCTGGACAGGCAGCCCCGCACTCGTCCTCTTTTGGCGGCACTTTGGCTGTCGGTGTAGCATCGAGCGCGCCGCTCGCTTGAAAGCCGAACTGGCGGCCTACGATGCAGCAGGTGGAACCGTCGTCATCGTTGGGCAGGGCGACCCCGAGCGAGCCGCCGCCTACGCCCGCGAACACGACATCGTCTGCCCGATTCTCTGTGATACCTCGATGCGCGCGTACAGCGAATACGGCCTGCTCGAAGGCCAGCCGTCGCAAATCATCTACGGCTTAGACGAAGCCGTTCGCAACCGTGACCCGGCGGCCACAGACGCGCTGGTCGAAGCACGCAGACGCGAAGGGCGCCCGCTCGTGGATAATCCGTGGCAACTCCCCGGCGAGTTCATCATAGCAGAGAACGGACGCATCCAACTGGCCTACCGCTACCAGTACTGTGAGGACTTCCCCGACCCGCGAATCCACGAGACAACCCTTCAATCGCTCACCCGCACAGAGAGCGATAGCTAA
- a CDS encoding IucA/IucC family siderophore biosynthesis protein → MTTTPPATVSFDNRAFTEEAWEQTGTELLAKMLAEFTYEALIDPEETETGYRLPLGDVTYEFAGQDRLCDSLLVDAASIVRIEAGETESATDPVRFLRDAQNTIGIDDLTAGHLIREYKRTQLADAHIYARDDHLGTASITDLSYAEIEGEMTGHPWITYNKGRVGWGYDEYRKFAPELGANTQFYWVALSRDHASFSGVAGLSHDDFVRTELGHQYDDFCDTLTEKNLDPADYLFVPVHEYQWNSSITQLYPGAIARDEIVLLGTGNDRYRPMQSVRTFVNVDDEKKHNVKVPMRILNTLVWRGLPGERTEVAPLVTEYVTRIRDEDPFLRDECELLLPGEVASVNFDHPDFTAIEGAPYQYDELLGVVWRESIEDLVRDTEQPITLAALLHVSDGEPFVSQLIEESGLSVETWLDELFSAMLPPLLHYLYRYGTVFSPHGQNTILVVEDGVPTRIAVKDFVDDVNVSDQPFPELQSLPEDVTDILRSEPPEGLTQFIFTGLFVCVLRYLSNVLTEHHDYPEQQFWRQVREAVIDYQAQFPELQDRFELFDLLRPTLTKLCLNRNRLLQDGYADDGGRPHAAEHGEVVNPLWEVAQNR, encoded by the coding sequence ATGACCACGACACCACCAGCGACCGTCTCGTTCGATAACCGCGCGTTCACCGAGGAGGCGTGGGAACAAACCGGCACAGAACTCCTCGCAAAGATGCTCGCGGAGTTCACCTACGAAGCCCTCATCGACCCCGAGGAGACGGAGACAGGCTACCGTCTCCCACTTGGCGACGTGACCTACGAATTCGCCGGACAGGACAGACTCTGTGACAGCCTGCTCGTGGACGCTGCGTCAATCGTTCGTATCGAGGCCGGCGAGACAGAGTCAGCGACCGACCCGGTCCGCTTCCTGCGTGACGCGCAAAACACGATTGGCATTGATGACCTCACGGCGGGCCACCTCATCCGTGAGTACAAGCGCACGCAACTGGCCGATGCGCATATCTACGCCCGCGACGACCACCTCGGAACCGCGTCCATAACCGACCTGTCGTACGCCGAAATAGAGGGCGAGATGACTGGCCATCCATGGATCACCTACAACAAAGGCCGCGTTGGCTGGGGCTACGACGAGTACCGAAAGTTCGCCCCCGAACTCGGCGCGAACACGCAGTTCTATTGGGTGGCGCTGTCGCGCGACCACGCCTCCTTCTCGGGCGTCGCGGGACTCAGCCACGACGACTTCGTTCGCACCGAACTCGGCCACCAGTACGACGATTTCTGTGACACCCTCACCGAGAAGAACCTTGACCCCGCAGACTACCTGTTCGTCCCGGTTCACGAATACCAGTGGAACAGCAGTATCACCCAACTGTATCCCGGCGCGATTGCCCGCGACGAAATCGTCTTGCTCGGAACCGGAAACGACCGCTATCGGCCGATGCAGTCGGTGCGAACATTCGTGAACGTCGATGACGAGAAAAAACACAACGTCAAAGTTCCGATGCGGATTCTCAATACGCTCGTCTGGCGCGGCCTGCCCGGCGAGCGGACGGAAGTCGCTCCGCTCGTTACCGAGTACGTCACGCGAATCCGCGACGAAGACCCGTTCCTCCGCGACGAGTGTGAATTGCTCTTGCCGGGCGAAGTGGCGAGCGTCAACTTTGACCACCCCGATTTCACCGCCATCGAGGGCGCACCGTACCAATACGACGAACTGCTCGGCGTCGTCTGGCGCGAGAGCATCGAAGACCTCGTGCGAGACACTGAGCAGCCGATTACCCTCGCCGCGCTGCTCCACGTCTCGGATGGCGAGCCGTTCGTCTCACAGCTCATTGAGGAATCCGGACTCTCGGTCGAAACGTGGCTGGACGAACTGTTCTCGGCCATGCTCCCGCCACTGCTGCACTACCTCTATCGCTACGGGACGGTGTTTTCGCCCCACGGCCAGAACACCATTCTTGTCGTCGAAGACGGCGTGCCGACGCGCATCGCGGTCAAGGACTTCGTAGACGACGTGAACGTGAGCGACCAGCCGTTCCCGGAACTCCAGTCGCTCCCCGAGGACGTCACAGACATTCTCCGGTCTGAGCCACCGGAAGGCCTCACGCAGTTCATCTTCACCGGCCTGTTCGTCTGCGTGCTTCGCTACCTCTCGAACGTCCTCACCGAACACCACGACTATCCTGAACAGCAGTTCTGGAGACAGGTTCGTGAAGCCGTTATCGACTACCAAGCACAGTTCCCCGAGCTACAGGACCGCTTCGAACTGTTTGACCTACTGCGGCCGACGCTCACGAAACTGTGTCTGAATCGCAATCGCCTCCTCCAAGACGGCTACGCAGACGACGGTGGCCGCCCGCACGCCGCAGAACACGGCGAAGTGGTGAACCCGCTCTGGGAAGTCGCCCAAAATAGGTGA
- a CDS encoding lysine N(6)-hydroxylase/L-ornithine N(5)-oxygenase family protein, whose product MSDDERVYDVLGVGLGPFNLGLAALIESADEDLDAVFVEQKQEFEWHGGMLIEGTTLEVPFLADLVTLADPTSRYSFLNYLRERDRLYEFYFFETFQIPRREYNAYCQWVSRELSNTQFSQAVTSVREEGDHFRVRTIDPETGDVEHYLTKNVVVGIGSRPHVPEPLQVNSPDVFHTASYLDNRERCLDADNVAVVGSGQSAAEVFLDLLEHRPDTGQRLDWFTRSPGFFPMEYSKLGLQFFTPEYSRYFHDLPQEVRDETRANQDLLYKGIDENTSADIYDELYRQSIRAEPDVGLLANTEIRDLAEAEDRFVLDCHQREQAVSFAYEADVVVLGTGYTRPEPVFLAPLEPALARDDKGRFCVSKDYQLDFDGEGGLFVQNMDLHSHGIGAPDLGLGAYRNSIIVNRLAGREVYPEDTDTVFQSFDAASFANRTQTHSPQ is encoded by the coding sequence ATGAGCGACGATGAGCGCGTTTACGACGTTCTCGGCGTCGGTCTCGGGCCGTTCAACCTCGGACTGGCAGCGCTCATCGAATCTGCAGACGAGGACTTAGACGCCGTGTTTGTCGAACAAAAACAGGAGTTCGAGTGGCACGGTGGGATGCTCATCGAAGGCACAACGCTCGAAGTGCCGTTCCTTGCAGACCTCGTCACGCTCGCAGACCCGACGAGTCGCTACTCGTTCCTGAACTACCTACGCGAACGCGACCGCCTCTACGAGTTTTACTTCTTCGAGACGTTCCAGATTCCCCGCCGTGAGTACAACGCCTACTGCCAGTGGGTGTCGCGCGAACTCTCGAACACGCAGTTCTCACAGGCAGTCACGAGCGTCCGCGAAGAAGGCGACCATTTCCGCGTGCGAACCATCGACCCCGAAACCGGCGACGTAGAACACTATCTCACCAAAAACGTGGTCGTCGGCATCGGGTCGCGCCCGCACGTCCCCGAACCGTTGCAGGTGAACTCACCCGACGTGTTCCATACCGCGAGTTACCTCGATAACCGCGAGCGGTGTCTCGACGCAGACAACGTTGCGGTCGTCGGGAGCGGACAGAGCGCCGCCGAGGTGTTCTTAGACCTGCTCGAACACCGCCCCGACACCGGCCAGCGCTTAGACTGGTTCACCCGGTCGCCGGGCTTCTTCCCAATGGAGTACTCGAAACTCGGCCTCCAGTTTTTCACCCCCGAATACTCGCGGTATTTCCACGACTTGCCTCAAGAAGTCAGAGACGAGACGCGGGCGAACCAAGACCTGCTGTACAAGGGAATTGACGAGAACACGAGCGCCGACATCTACGACGAACTCTACCGCCAGTCGATTCGCGCTGAGCCGGACGTTGGCCTGCTCGCAAACACCGAAATCCGCGACCTCGCCGAAGCCGAAGACCGCTTCGTCCTCGACTGCCACCAGCGCGAGCAAGCCGTGTCGTTCGCCTACGAAGCCGACGTTGTCGTGCTCGGAACGGGGTACACCCGGCCGGAGCCGGTGTTTCTCGCCCCGCTCGAACCAGCCCTTGCCCGTGATGACAAGGGCCGATTCTGCGTCTCGAAAGATTACCAACTCGATTTCGACGGCGAGGGTGGCCTGTTCGTCCAGAACATGGACCTCCACAGCCACGGCATTGGCGCGCCCGACCTCGGCCTTGGCGCGTATCGCAACTCGATTATCGTGAACCGACTTGCCGGACGGGAAGTGTATCCCGAGGACACGGACACCGTCTTCCAGTCGTTCGACGCCGCATCGTTCGCAAACCGTACGCAGACCCACTCACCACAATGA
- a CDS encoding GNAT family N-acetyltransferase, protein MTGPSGVVAAPYDFRRHDASISRTIGFRQVTENDLERLHAWLNYDHVLPYWQLNDPLPTFQNHLEEKLAEAHMTPYIGCLDGVPMSYWESYWAADDVLADYCDPSSTDQGIHLLIGPPEYLGCGYAIPLLRAMTAFQFTHPKTNRILTEPDVRNDAVIHVFERVGFSPIREIEMDEKDALLMECTRDSFIDAPAVSQ, encoded by the coding sequence ATGACTGGACCATCCGGCGTCGTCGCCGCCCCCTACGACTTCCGGCGACACGATGCGTCGATTTCGCGCACCATCGGCTTCAGGCAGGTCACTGAAAACGATTTAGAACGCCTCCATGCGTGGCTCAACTACGACCACGTCCTGCCATACTGGCAACTCAACGACCCGCTCCCAACGTTCCAGAATCATCTCGAAGAAAAGCTAGCTGAAGCCCACATGACGCCCTACATCGGCTGTCTCGACGGCGTGCCGATGAGCTATTGGGAGTCCTACTGGGCCGCAGACGACGTCCTCGCGGACTACTGTGACCCGTCATCCACAGACCAAGGCATTCACCTCCTGATTGGCCCGCCCGAGTACCTCGGCTGTGGCTATGCGATTCCACTGCTCAGAGCCATGACCGCGTTTCAGTTCACACACCCGAAAACGAACCGTATCCTGACCGAACCAGACGTGCGAAACGACGCCGTGATTCACGTCTTCGAGCGCGTCGGCTTCTCGCCCATCCGCGAAATCGAGATGGACGAAAAGGATGCACTCTTGATGGAGTGTACCCGCGACTCGTTCATCGACGCACCGGCGGTGAGCCAATGA